One window from the genome of Elaeis guineensis isolate ETL-2024a chromosome 5, EG11, whole genome shotgun sequence encodes:
- the LOC105046288 gene encoding protein DEFECTIVE IN EXINE FORMATION 1 isoform X1: MRLLAGLFICLLVLCASGDFVHGASGSEEVKKTNKFREREASDDMLGYPNLDEDSLLNSKCPKHVELRWQTEVSSSIYATPLVADINSDGKLEVVVPSFVHYLEVLEGSDGDKLPGWPAFHQSTVHSSPLLYDIDKDGTREIALATYNGVINFFRASGYMMMDKLEVPRRKVRKDWYVGLHQEPADRSHPDIHDDQEASVKNAMSQINGSTSGLNNSVKTTVGNIGSSMNVSKPEDERKRDLAQAGQDNGLVNNLDNTTVHNVSLGSAIAENTTQSRRRLLEDSDSKGAQEGTSESRANDSDLQAATVENNEVLEEDADSSFDLFRNAEDLDDEYNYDYDDYVDESMWGDEEWTEVEHEKMEDYVNIDSHILSTPVIADIDNDGTQEMIVAVSYFFDREYYDNQEHSADLGGIDIEKYVATGIVVFNLDTKHVKWTADLDLSMETASSPAYIYSSPTVVDLDGDGNMDILVGTSYGLFYILDHRGKVREKFPLEMAEIQGPVVAADINDDGKIEIVTVDTHGNVAAWTAQGDEIWEVHIKSLIPQGPTIGDVNGDGHTDVVISTVSGNIYVLSGRDGSQVHPFPYRTHGRVMSPVLLVDLSTRHEKSKGLTLVTTSFDGYLYLIDGATGCADAVDIGETSYSMVLADNVDGGDDLDLIVSTMNGNVFCFSTPSPHHPLKEWRSSNQGRNNAAYRYNREGIYVSHSSRAFRDEEGKHFWVEMEIIDKYRVPSGSQGPYNVTTTLLVPGNYQGERRIVVNQVYDQPGKQRVKLPTVPVRTTGTVLVEMVDKNGLYFSDEFSLTFHVHFYKLLKWLVVLPMLGMFGILVILRPQEGAPLPSFSRNAD, encoded by the exons ATGAGGCTCCTCGCCGGGCTTTTCATCTGCTTGCTGGTGCTCTGCGCATCGGGGGATTTCGTCCACGGTGCCTCCGGCTCGGAAGAGGTGAAAAAGACGAACAAGTTCCGGGAACGCGAAGCCAGCGATGATATGCTTGGATATCCCAACTT AGATGAAGATTCTTTATTGAACTCCAAATGTCCAAAGCACGTTGAATTGAGATGGCAGACTGAAGTTAGTTCCAGCATCTATGCGACCCCCTTGGTTGCTGATATTAACAG TGACGGCAAGCTTGAGGTGGTGGTACCATCATTTGTTCATTATTTGGAAGTGCTGGAAGGTTCTGATGGAGATAAACTACCAG GTTGGCCTGCCTTCCACCAATCAACAGTTCATTCGAGTCCTCTCTTATATGATATTGATAAGGATGGTACGAGAGAAATAGCTCTGGCTACTTACAATGGTGTTATTAACTTTTTTAG GGCATCAGGCTATATGATGATGGACAAACTAGAAGTGCCTCGTAGAAAAGTTCGTAAGGACTGGTATGTTGGATTGCATCAAGAGCCTGCAGACCGTTCTCATCCAGATATTCATGATGATCAGGAGGCTTCTGTTAAGAATGCAATGTCTC AGATTAATGGAAGCACATCTGGATTAAATAACTCTGTTAAAACAACAGTTGGCAACATTGGCTCTTCAATGAATGTATCCAAGCCAGAGGATGAAAGAAAACGTGATCTTGCTCAAGCAGGGCAAGATAATGGGTTGGTGAACAATTTGGATAATACCACTGTGCATAATGTGTCACTGGGAAGTGCTATAGCAGAGAATACAACACAGTCTCGACGGAGACTTCTTGAAGACAGTGATTCAAAAGGGGCTCAAGAAGGAACTTCTGAATCTCGTGCCAATGATAGTGATTTACAGGCAGCAACTGTGGAAAACAATGAGGTTCTGGAAGAAGATGCTGATTCATCTTTTGATTTATTTCGGAATGCCGAAGATCTAGATGATGAGTATAATTATGATTATGATGATTACGTTGATGAATCCATGTGGGGAGATGAGGAATGGACAGAGGTGGAACATGAGAAAATGGAAGATTATGTGAACATTGATTCGCACATTCTAAGCACTCCG GTAATTGCAGACATTGACAATGATGGCACACAAGAAATGATTGTTGCTGTCTCCTACTTCTTCGATCGCGA GTACTATGATAACCAAGAACATTCAGCAGATTTGGGTGGCattgatattgaaaaatatgtAGCCACTGGCATCGTTGTTTTCAATCTTGATACGAAGCATGTCAAATGGACTGCCGATCTTGATCTGAGCATGGAGACTGCAAGCTCCCCTGCCTATATATATTCTTCTCCCACAGTTGTTGATTTGGATGGTGATGGAAATATGGACATACTTGTTGGCACTTCATATGGCTTGTTTTATATTTTGGATCATCGTG GTAAGGTGAGAGAGAAGTTTCCACTTGAGATGGCTGAGATTCAGGGACCAGTGGTGGCAGCAGATATAAATGATGATGGTAAAATTGAAATAGTGACAGTTGATACCCATGGAAATGTTGCTGCATGGACTGCCCAAGGAGATGAAATTTGGGAAGTACATATTAAGAGTCTCATACCACag GGTCCCACCATTGGTGATGTTAATGGAGATGGTCATACCGACGTTGTAATTTCAACAGTATCAGGAAATATATATGTTCTTAGTGGAAGAGATGGTTCACAAGTTCATCCATTCCCATACCGGACACATGGGAGGGTGATGAGTCCAGTTCTTTTAGTTGATCTAAGCACACGTCATGAAAAGTCGAAGGGGCTGACTCTTGTTACAACTTCATTTGATGGTTACTTATACTTGATTGATGGGGCCACAGGATGTGCAGATGCTGTTGACATTGGCGAGACATC ATACAGCATGGTCTTGGCTGATAATGTTGATGGTGGAGATGACCTTGATCTAATTGTTAGTACCATGAACGGCAACGTTTTCTGCTTTTCTACCCCCTCACCACACCATCCTCTTAAG GAATGGAGATCATCAAACCAGGGTAGGAATAATGCTGCGTACCGATATAATCGTGAAGGAATATATGTCTCACATTCATCCCGGGCTTTTCGTGATGAAGAAGGCAAACATTTCTGGGTGGAGATGGAGATTATAGACAAATACAGAGTGCCTTCCGGGTCTCAAGGACCTTATAATGTTACA ACAACTTTATTGGTTCCTGGGAATTACCAAGGAGAGAGGCGCATAGTGGTCAATCAGGTCTACGATCAACCAGGGAAGCAGCGGGTGAAGCTGCCAACAGTGCCTGTTCGAACAACAGGTACCGTGCTGGTGGAGATGGTTGACAAGAATGGACTATATTTCTCTGATGAATTCTCGTTGACATTCCATGTGCATTTCTATAAGCTACTGAAGTGGCTTGTGGTGTTGCCGATGCTTGGTATGTTTGGTATCCTCGTCATTCTCCGTCCACAGGAAGGTGCACCTTTGCCATCTTTCTCACGGAATGCAGATTAG
- the LOC105046288 gene encoding protein DEFECTIVE IN EXINE FORMATION 1 isoform X2, whose product MVLLTFLGYMMMDKLEVPRRKVRKDWYVGLHQEPADRSHPDIHDDQEASVKNAMSQINGSTSGLNNSVKTTVGNIGSSMNVSKPEDERKRDLAQAGQDNGLVNNLDNTTVHNVSLGSAIAENTTQSRRRLLEDSDSKGAQEGTSESRANDSDLQAATVENNEVLEEDADSSFDLFRNAEDLDDEYNYDYDDYVDESMWGDEEWTEVEHEKMEDYVNIDSHILSTPVIADIDNDGTQEMIVAVSYFFDREYYDNQEHSADLGGIDIEKYVATGIVVFNLDTKHVKWTADLDLSMETASSPAYIYSSPTVVDLDGDGNMDILVGTSYGLFYILDHRGKVREKFPLEMAEIQGPVVAADINDDGKIEIVTVDTHGNVAAWTAQGDEIWEVHIKSLIPQGPTIGDVNGDGHTDVVISTVSGNIYVLSGRDGSQVHPFPYRTHGRVMSPVLLVDLSTRHEKSKGLTLVTTSFDGYLYLIDGATGCADAVDIGETSYSMVLADNVDGGDDLDLIVSTMNGNVFCFSTPSPHHPLKEWRSSNQGRNNAAYRYNREGIYVSHSSRAFRDEEGKHFWVEMEIIDKYRVPSGSQGPYNVTTTLLVPGNYQGERRIVVNQVYDQPGKQRVKLPTVPVRTTGTVLVEMVDKNGLYFSDEFSLTFHVHFYKLLKWLVVLPMLGMFGILVILRPQEGAPLPSFSRNAD is encoded by the exons ATGGTGTTATTAACTTTTTTAG GCTATATGATGATGGACAAACTAGAAGTGCCTCGTAGAAAAGTTCGTAAGGACTGGTATGTTGGATTGCATCAAGAGCCTGCAGACCGTTCTCATCCAGATATTCATGATGATCAGGAGGCTTCTGTTAAGAATGCAATGTCTC AGATTAATGGAAGCACATCTGGATTAAATAACTCTGTTAAAACAACAGTTGGCAACATTGGCTCTTCAATGAATGTATCCAAGCCAGAGGATGAAAGAAAACGTGATCTTGCTCAAGCAGGGCAAGATAATGGGTTGGTGAACAATTTGGATAATACCACTGTGCATAATGTGTCACTGGGAAGTGCTATAGCAGAGAATACAACACAGTCTCGACGGAGACTTCTTGAAGACAGTGATTCAAAAGGGGCTCAAGAAGGAACTTCTGAATCTCGTGCCAATGATAGTGATTTACAGGCAGCAACTGTGGAAAACAATGAGGTTCTGGAAGAAGATGCTGATTCATCTTTTGATTTATTTCGGAATGCCGAAGATCTAGATGATGAGTATAATTATGATTATGATGATTACGTTGATGAATCCATGTGGGGAGATGAGGAATGGACAGAGGTGGAACATGAGAAAATGGAAGATTATGTGAACATTGATTCGCACATTCTAAGCACTCCG GTAATTGCAGACATTGACAATGATGGCACACAAGAAATGATTGTTGCTGTCTCCTACTTCTTCGATCGCGA GTACTATGATAACCAAGAACATTCAGCAGATTTGGGTGGCattgatattgaaaaatatgtAGCCACTGGCATCGTTGTTTTCAATCTTGATACGAAGCATGTCAAATGGACTGCCGATCTTGATCTGAGCATGGAGACTGCAAGCTCCCCTGCCTATATATATTCTTCTCCCACAGTTGTTGATTTGGATGGTGATGGAAATATGGACATACTTGTTGGCACTTCATATGGCTTGTTTTATATTTTGGATCATCGTG GTAAGGTGAGAGAGAAGTTTCCACTTGAGATGGCTGAGATTCAGGGACCAGTGGTGGCAGCAGATATAAATGATGATGGTAAAATTGAAATAGTGACAGTTGATACCCATGGAAATGTTGCTGCATGGACTGCCCAAGGAGATGAAATTTGGGAAGTACATATTAAGAGTCTCATACCACag GGTCCCACCATTGGTGATGTTAATGGAGATGGTCATACCGACGTTGTAATTTCAACAGTATCAGGAAATATATATGTTCTTAGTGGAAGAGATGGTTCACAAGTTCATCCATTCCCATACCGGACACATGGGAGGGTGATGAGTCCAGTTCTTTTAGTTGATCTAAGCACACGTCATGAAAAGTCGAAGGGGCTGACTCTTGTTACAACTTCATTTGATGGTTACTTATACTTGATTGATGGGGCCACAGGATGTGCAGATGCTGTTGACATTGGCGAGACATC ATACAGCATGGTCTTGGCTGATAATGTTGATGGTGGAGATGACCTTGATCTAATTGTTAGTACCATGAACGGCAACGTTTTCTGCTTTTCTACCCCCTCACCACACCATCCTCTTAAG GAATGGAGATCATCAAACCAGGGTAGGAATAATGCTGCGTACCGATATAATCGTGAAGGAATATATGTCTCACATTCATCCCGGGCTTTTCGTGATGAAGAAGGCAAACATTTCTGGGTGGAGATGGAGATTATAGACAAATACAGAGTGCCTTCCGGGTCTCAAGGACCTTATAATGTTACA ACAACTTTATTGGTTCCTGGGAATTACCAAGGAGAGAGGCGCATAGTGGTCAATCAGGTCTACGATCAACCAGGGAAGCAGCGGGTGAAGCTGCCAACAGTGCCTGTTCGAACAACAGGTACCGTGCTGGTGGAGATGGTTGACAAGAATGGACTATATTTCTCTGATGAATTCTCGTTGACATTCCATGTGCATTTCTATAAGCTACTGAAGTGGCTTGTGGTGTTGCCGATGCTTGGTATGTTTGGTATCCTCGTCATTCTCCGTCCACAGGAAGGTGCACCTTTGCCATCTTTCTCACGGAATGCAGATTAG
- the LOC105046287 gene encoding uncharacterized protein — MNFRSLEEFWAYYVSQHSKASTRRWHFGGTLSALLCLLSSLLLLKPWLLLLAPLCGYGLAWYSHVFVERNAPATFSHPLWSLLCDLKMFGLMLTGRMDREIKRLGKRPVLQAF; from the coding sequence atGAATTTCCGGAGCCTGGAGGAGTTCTGGGCGTATTATGTGAGCCAGCACTCCAAGGCGTCGACCCGGCGGTGGCACTTCGGCGGCACCCTCTCCGCCCTCctctgcctcctctcctccctcctcctcctcaagCCGTGGCTCCTCCTCCTCGCGCCCTTGTGTGGTTACGGCCTCGCCTGGTACAGCCACGTCTTCGTGGAGCGCAACGCCCCCGCCACCTTCTCCCACCCTCTCTGGTCCCTCCTCTGCGACCTCAAGATGTTCGGCCTCATGCTCACCGGCCGGATGGACCGCGAGATCAAGCGCCTCGGCAAGAGGCCCGTCCTGCAGGCCTTCTGA